From the Hemicordylus capensis ecotype Gifberg chromosome 1, rHemCap1.1.pri, whole genome shotgun sequence genome, the window ctccactcctcaagttTAGGCCCCTGTACCACACACATATCCATGTAAATGTACATCGTGTTTATTTAACTTGGCTTTAGGTAGCCAGAAACAGAGTAAAATGAGGATGGTTTTACAAGTTGTAATGGGTTTTATATTACATGCCTCAAAGATTTGATAAGGTGGACTATAAATGAAATAAGTAAGCTTCAAGTATGTCTAGTTGAAGAAGTGCAAAACTGCACTGATTTCAAAGGCATTGGCAAGATTTCACTCCTTGCAATTACATTGTACCATTGACATACATTCTATTGTTCTCTAATGCAAGCACCATCATGTGTGGTTTTCATTGTTTAAAGCTGGTACACCTTTCCCTACTGAATTTTCCAGTTCTGATCTGCTCATCTCTCTCAACACTTGGTGAATAGAGGCAAAGGGAACTCTAGGCCATCCTTCACTCTGAGAGACCTATGTGAGTTATGCCACCAATAAATAATCAGCTCTGACTTCTTGCAAGTCCTCGATAATACTTCATTCTAGAAAGGTAATGTATTAGCTACAAGGGCAGAAGATTAAAATCAGCCAAAGAGGACCTTTTATCCTCAAAACTCTCCTAGCTCTACATCTCTCCGATCAGATGTTCAAATAGACCCACCAGTAATTCATGGGAGTCACAAGTGGGTTTCCAGGCTTCCAGCTGTAGATGCCGAGGACAATGAAGCACCAGGAGTTGGAATGGTAGTTGTGAGGGACATTTTATTTGTAAGAAGGAAAGGCaggaaataaatataaatatgtaaataaacataCATCCAGGTCAGAAATTGGAACTGAAGGCAGGTACCCAACAAAAACACCACAACTATTGAGCATccatgggaggggtgtgtgttttgaGGAAGACTGACCTAGTTTGAATGCAATGTATAAAGCTCAACTTGGTTCTCGCCAAGTGTGGACCCAGCCatgacaaaatgcaaaatccagaaTTCCAACAGAAGCCAATGGCAGAGAGCCATTGTCACACAATGTCACACAATGTCATCATTGTCACACAACTGGCATCACCTGACACAATAAATTTGATGACCACAGATATATGGTAAAAGGCTTCCTAACGACATGCCAGTCAGGTGGCTGGACTACTAAGAGTGTGAAAACACTTTGTATGAATCAGCCTCCTGCAGCAAATCCAAGAGGAATGAGTGAAACTGATACTTTGCATTCTGTTGCACGGCATTTTAAGAAAAGAAGTGCTTTGTCACGCGATCAGAAACTGCAAAACTGAAGGGGAGGAATAAACTAGAGAATGAAGAGAAGAAGCAAAAGTAGCTTTTGTGGCTACCAGCCAATATATCAGAAATAAACTGCAATAAAATGAGAAAGCATAGCATAAACGTCTATTACATCTCTGAAATTCTTCCAAGACAAAGACACTTGATAGAGTATTTTAACTTTGGCAGTGCTTGGGTAGCCTGCCATGCCAATACAGGGATTAAGGTTGAAGCTAAATACAATGGAATCAGCCCAGAGAAAGATGGAACACAGCAGACAAAGAGATATGTTCTTGAAGGGAAGAGAGCAGTGGATAGCTATGGAGGGGAGGGAAAACTAGGAGCAAAAAGACCTTAGAGAGAGGGTGACAGAATGAAACAAAGGTGCCAAAGAGAACAGAACTCTGATCAGAAACAGACAGAGGAAagaggggttgttgtttttaaaatgcatatatacatacataagaATGCCTGAGAAATTTGTTTCCTTTCACCAGGTGTTATAATTTACTTTAcagaacacttttaaaaataacccaCAGCTCACAAAACAACTTTGGTCTCCTTCGGAAGCAGTTTCCCTGAGTATTTACGTCCGCCTGCCCCACTCGAACTCCAGCTCTGCTGCTCTCCCTTTGATGTGCTTTTATTGCTCAGATTTAGTACAAATCTAGCCCTAGAGCTCTCACAAAAATGAGCCTGCCACTCTCGAAGACAAAAGTCCTGTGGCTGCCACCTTTCTCACTCAAGAGGCACACAAAACTGCAGTGGCCCAGGTCATACCAGCTATTGCTTCTGTGCCCTTTTAAGGGAATAGAAAGTCCAAGAAAGCAACAGGGTAATGCACAAGGCTCCTTTCCCACCATACAAAGAGTGGAGGCACAGCTCTTTCCAGGACGGATAGCTCTGTACACAAACAAGGGTTTCACATGAGCTTCTTTTCAAACCTGACAGCTGGACAGAGCAGTCCAAGGGAGGTTTCTCACCAAGTCTAACTCCAGTAGTAGAATAATAATTCCTGGGAAGAAAGaagatttttcacacacacacacacacacacacacacacacacacacactacacacacagagccctgcaACCCCCCTGGGGCTCAAAGTTCAAGGGAGGGAggtagaaaaacaaacaagatggctttatcctgttttgtttttgaatctCATTGTAGCATGTCAGACAACCACAATGGGAATCACCCACAAACACCAGAATGTCACAGCATCACATTAAATCATTTGATACTCCGCTTTCATCATTATGCAACCATTATCCATGCCTTGAGTCAGGGACAAAAAGACTCATTTCAAAGAACTGGTGCAACAGAATTCTCCatcaagagaacaatttgtttccaCCTCCCACCCTATCTCCTGGTACCCTTAGATTAGGTAGAATGCTTGCAAGGCATAAGGATTCCCCATAGTTCATTACACCTTTATAGCAATTGTCTGTGCTGGGCCTGTCCATGGATCTGGTCAGAAAAGAAACAGCAAGCCTTCCGATGAGTAATTGTCTTGTATCCTTTACAAAGGGTTGTTAACTGTCATGCTCAGTTGCCCATGATCCTGCCTCTGAGATGACGGTTCCTGAGATCAACAACACAGCATGTCCAGCTCCCAACTCTCTGTAGACCAGTAGATTCATCAGCCAACCAATATCCACCAGATGTTTTGAGCAGCAGTCATGTTGTTGTCATACCCAGTTCATGTTTCATCTGCAGAGCACTCCATGGCAGAGTAGCTGCCTTCGCCATCATCCAAAACCTCGTCATTTTTCATATTGGCCTGCAGGACTTCAGACTCATTCTCCTCCTGCTCTTCCGCTTCCTGCTCCCGAAGACGATGGAGACGTTCCTCCCTAGCTTCCATAAACTCCTGGGCCCCCTCACCCACCACAAAGACTGTGTCAGCCACTTTGGGTGGTGCTTCCACTGGGTTGTGGTCATAGGAGAAGAGCTTAAGCCTCTGCAGGTGACTCAAGTCAGGGAATTCAGCAAGCTTGTTGCGGTCAAGGTCCAGGATGTGAAGCTGGGTCATGCGAAGCAAAGGCTTGGGGAACTCCTCAAAGCGGTTCCCATACAGCCAGAGCCCCCGAAGTCCCCTCATGCGTGACAGGCTGTTTGGCAGTGTTCTGAGCCGGTTGTCACCCATCTGCAGGGACTGTAGTCCAGGCATTTGGAGCAGGACCCGGGGGAAGTGGTACAAGTAGTTGCTCTCAATCCACAAGCAGCGGAGATTCGTGAGCTGAGAGAAGTCTGCCGGAAGCCCAAAGAGACGGTTGCTGCCCAGATAGAGGCGGGTGAGGTGGGGCAGGCGACACAGTGCCTCGGGCACTTCCTCCAGTTTGTTAAAGTCCAGTGCCAGGATACGCAGTTCCTGGAGCCCTTCTATCTCTTCAGGTAGTTCTTTTATCCCTGTGCCACTGATGTAGAGCTTCTGCAGGGTGCCCAAGGCACACACCGGTGCTGGCAGTACCTTCAGGTGACGCCCAGAAAGCTCCAGCATCTgatccccaccactcagctgCTCTTCAACAGCCGATGGCAGCCGCTCTTCCCTGCCTGAGGACCCGCCACTGCCCATCCTCATAGCCAAGGGAGAGTGCTGGCAGGACAaatgccgccgcctctgcctggTGGGTTCCAAGGAGACATGGCAACCAGCTAGGCCCCTGCCCACCAAACTGGCCCTCTGAAGTTAGGAGCCAGCAGGGCTCTCCGGATAAGGATTCCCCCTGCCAGGGATGGAGCTGATggagccctcctcctctccctccctcaagcAGCTTCCTCCCCGAACTGAGAAGACTGGCGTCCTCCTCAGATGATGGCCCCCGGAGAGGGCCCCTGCGCCCCGTGGGGCCTTCCCTCGCCCTCTGGAGGCTGGAGAGCAGCTCCTTGACATGGAATAATAAGCGAAGCTCCCGATGCAAAGCTGCAAGGctgcctcctgcttgccaggcTGCTCTCCATTCCCAGCCCACCCACTATCCTCCAGGGCTGGGACCCGAGGGCtgcttctgctcccttccccagcGGGGACCACCCCCTCTGGTCTTCCGCGTCCGTCCAGACGGGCGCTGCCCTCAGCCTGCCGGCCTCTCGCTCTGGGGCTCCCCGCTAGGTCTGAGCTCGGCTCCCACATACGCACCGGGCGCCTAGCGACTCGTCTCCATGGAAACCCCCACGCGGGGCCACCCGCCTATAGCAGAGCCGAACGGAtcgggtggggcggggcggggctacGCGCTCGCTCGTTCGGCCCCCTCGCTCTCCCTCGCCCCCTCTCCGGCACACCCCCCTCTGGGAGTGGAAGAGTTTAAAGCCGGCTCACTGGAAGGGAAAGGCACGTTCCGGCGTTCTTGCCCTCGTGCCTGAGTTTCAGAAGGACGAGAAGCTCGCGCTCTTGGCTTCTGGAGTGGCAATCCCTGCAGCGGCTGCCCCGCCCTCTCTCGAATGCCCAGCTCTTCTGAGACCAGACCGCCCCGGTCAGTCTCTCATCGCCGCCCGCAGCTCCGTCCGTGCTGTGACCGGTCCTTCTCCTCCAGCCGCGTCCGTCCCCCGCGCATCCCACTTTTCTCCAAGCGCCGAGTCTTCTTCCGCCCCAGAAGGAGCAGCGCCGCCGCACACGTGCTTTCTGCGCCTTCACTTGAACAGCTGCCCAAAGGGCCGAACTTCAGCTGCTGCAATTTTCGCGCCCTCTCGACGGATTCGCATGCGTCGTTTCTGGGTGTCCGCCTGGAGCCCAGCGGCAGGGGAAAGGATGAGGGCAGAGCGCCTGGGCTGCGAGAGGAGCAGCAGAGGCACCAGATGCCCCAGGGAGGCTTGAATGTTCCCAGCACGCGCACTCCATCTGGGGAAAGGCTTCTCGCTGCACAATTAAATTACTGACTGACACAAACTTCCTACGCGTAGGAAAGTTGTTCTGTCCAGAGGAAGGCTAGGCTGAAACCTTCACCTCTGCTTCTGGAAGTTGTACTTTGGGGCGGGAACAATCCGTCATGCGCTTCGCCATCTGGTGCGCGGGGCAGGGGGGGCGAGCTAGACCTAACCGTCTGCTTGTGTTTTCTTGATTAGGCGAAGCTTCAGCACAGGAGGAATTACCGCATCTGTAGGAGGTGTCGACGGTTCCAGTGAAAATAGTATCATTTTAACACCAATAGCAGCTTACACAGATTAAGATAAGTAGTTTGGCCAGCTTAAAAGACCAATTTCCTCAACAGCTCAGAACCATCTGGCATTCCACTGTCTGCAGAAAGGGAGATCTACTATCTTTCTTCTCAAGTATCTAAGACATCGATTAGTGGAGTGCCCAGTTATGTGGGAATAAGCCCCAATGTATATATAGGATTtttatggtgcagcagggaagtagcttgcctagagATTGcaagttcgaatcctcgctggtttgtttcccagacacctatatcgggcgggcagcagccatataggaagatgctgaatggcatcatctcatattgtgcactggagatggcaatggtaaacttctcctgtatactaccaaagaaaaccacatggctctgtggttgccaggaatctaCACCGACTTGGGCACAACTTTAAGCAAGAAACCAGGTTGTAAGAATCCCATCCTGAAGTATTCATAGGCTGGTTATCGGAATACTAATGCAGCAATTATAATTTTTACAGTGGCAATAGTTAGAAGCCTTTAGAAAATCCTGAGACTTTGATTTTCATTTTACAGCTGAGGAACTGAGGACTCCAACTCACAACCACTTATTAGGGCTATTCCCATTTAATTCGGGTAGGGGATGCATGCACCCTATGCAAGTTCAGGAGCTGAGAATGTTCCCATTTTCTGATcattctgtgagtaaaaagcatggtaggagggggaggaagtgattgattgtctgctaagcagtAGCTGAGTTGAGAGGTTTTTCAATCTACCAttttaaagagctgggtacagctgctgggtagaatGAAAGCCCTTCGACACAGCTGCTTAGCAGGCAAttgcttcctttccctcctaccttgctttttactcacaaacaattgaaaaatgggagcatgcacagctcctgaacttgggtaggacatgTCTCCTACACTAATTAGAATAGTGTGAACCAGCCTCTTGTGTTGTATCCATTACCATCAAATAGTTTCAGCTGCTATGCCACAAGTTGAGATGGTGGTATGAAGACCAAGAGCTTTTAGTGCACAAATGCAGAGCAGCTTTTTGAGGCCTTGAGCAGACTGTGAAAAGGTTATCAGTGCAGATTTCTGTCTATGGTATTTACCTTCACAGGACCACTTCAGTGTATCGCATCTGCTGCTGAGTTAGTGCATGCTACAGATACCACACCAGAAGCGGCTGAGAGACAAATCATAATAGTGCACCATCATGATTGTTTATCATGGCATTAACAAGAAATGTACCCTTGGCCCTGGCCTTTGAGCATGAAAAGTTAGTGATCAGTTTAGAAAACACCATCCATTTACATACAGAAGAGGATGTTAAAGCACGAGAGAGACACCACAGAAATGTTGCACAATAAGTacatctgtcttatctggatttggtctcagcccatcaccgcctccaggcaggcatttagggaggttatgccctctcctgatgatatttatttatgtatttattatatattcatcacatttatatactgctcaaacttttgtctctgggcggttaacataaaacaaaacacatataaaaagttaaaacaattcagcaatttaaaatcaatcacaaaattaaaaccaacacattttaaaaggctgaaaaagcttgtttaaaaagatgggtttttagatgtgtgttttttttaattgccagagatgaggaggtctccatgttgacatggagaaaaagatttgggtgttatctCCCCACAAAGGCATGGAACCACAATGACTAGATACAAGATACAGTCCAACATCACAGGGTGGTCATGTGTGCTATATAAAAAGGACCTCAGGATTGCAGGAGATCACAAAGAGAGTGTGTCAGCAGTGTGTCATTAGTTATTCTGCACTAATCACATCTCATCCTCCTTGTTAGAGGGCAGagctagatctaatgggcttaagttaagGCAGATAGATTTTACCTGAACATTTCAGTTGAACATTTCTTAACAATAACAGCAGTTCAACAATGGACCAATTATTTGGGTGAACTCTCCCTCACTGGACACTctccttcaagcagaggctggacaaccaCCTGCtgaggatgctctagctctggatatCTTGAATTAAGCAGGAAGGTTGACTAGATGGCCTACAGACCCGCCCCCCAACTCTATTATTCTATTAATAAGCTTGTCTCCCAGGCTCTGCCTGGTTGTAAATAGGAAACCAGCAGCCGGTGTGCAATTGGAGCATTCTACCCTAAGGATATGTGCTTTGAAAAGTAATCTTTCAGTTACAGGGACATGTAAAATAATTTCTGCACCTGCCCAATATGTGTGATAAACAAATCAAGAACTCATACATAAATTAATGGCAACATTCATGCGCAGCCTGATTCTAGCAGGTAGAAACGGCAATATTGCTTCAGACCCTAGCCTGGCTTCCATAGAAACAAACAACTTTCTGTTCACCTTGTTGAAAGGTGAATCAGATCCTCGGGATCCTGCACAGGATTAGCAGCACACATCAGTTCAGCATTTCCCTGATCCCCAATAACTCTTCCAGTGTATCCCCCCTGGTAGGCTAGTTATTTTGGTACCAACTCCCCCTCAGTCTTATATATCTCCATCATCATGGGTGGCACTCGCTCTGAATTAGTCTCACTCCAGATGGTTGTAAAAGTGATAGGTAGTTCTTTTTCCAGAGCTATGTGCAGGCTTCTCTCTTTTCCAAACAGTTACCAGCTGATGTTTTAGATCTAATCCATATCCATATGTTCCTTACAAGCTCTAACATTGCCTCTGGCATGGATATCCATGAAACACTTGTCCAGGTAATCACTACCACCATCACCCAATGTGGAAGGTACACACCTCCACATCCACCCAcaagtgtatacacacacacacacacacacacacacacacacgagaaccCCCTACTCACTCAAACACAAAGGTAACAGAATGGACTGCTTATCTTCAGAAAATGCAGCTAATCCATCTGGGGAAATACAAACACAGATATTCAGTgggagggagaaagcaaagagTGAGTCTCAGGCAACAAATTAGATATGTAAGAGAACAGCATGGCAGAATGAATGATTCCACAGGGTGTACACAAAGATAGAAATATCAGGATtatggaggaagagaggaaggatcTTTGCCTTGTCTGAGAGCTCTCTTCAAATACGTTGTCATGTGCCAGCTGGCAAATTAGAAGTCGTTGAGAGCAAAACCCCAGAAATAATCAAATAGCCTGAGGTTTACAAGGTGAAATTCTAAAGGAGTTAATACCACATAGCTTTACCAAGGAAGGAAAAAAGGTGACATCAGATAAGAACctaatttttttccccaaagtTGGGGTGGGATATAAGAGTAGAAGAAAGACACATTTGGAGCAAAGAGCATTTTCTGGCATCCAAAACCAAGATAATGGAAACATTTGCTTTCATAATCATACCTCAAAGCTGCAGAAACAGACAAGTAGTACCATGCATGGGGAAAGGATATTAGATGGAAGCTCTTTTTCCCCATTTTTACTTTTTTCCCCATTTCTAAAAGCCTTCTAACAAGTGACAAGTCAAGCTAGCTCCTACACTCCATATacacacatggggggggggaacccagggCTTGTTATTGCCCCATCTTTGAAACACCCTGGCTACAGACtcttttcaggcagcaaatgcattCTACAAGCCCACTAAGCCTCAGaaaagttctaaaagaacataggCTTTGCTGGGTAAAATGGCAGACCCATCTCCAGCTTCTCCCCGCCTTTCAGTTTGAATAAGAGATCAGGTATGTCACACTCCAAGCACAGTGGAAAACTGATCTGATGCCAGATATCATTACACTGAATTTGAAGCTGCTGCATCTGATACTGAAGTGTTCTTTTTCTCAGTGTCAGAGCAGCCCAGCTCATGAAACATTCACTAGGAGTGAAGAATCATCCACAGAGAGAAATGTGAGAAGTGGAAAAAGGAAGACAATATATTGTGGCACCTATTATAACTGGACAGAAAACTGCGAACAAGAGCTGAGATGGTGTGCATTGTGCCAGAATGGGAAGAGAAACC encodes:
- the LRRC10B gene encoding leucine-rich repeat-containing protein 10B, which translates into the protein MRMGSGGSSGREERLPSAVEEQLSGGDQMLELSGRHLKVLPAPVCALGTLQKLYISGTGIKELPEEIEGLQELRILALDFNKLEEVPEALCRLPHLTRLYLGSNRLFGLPADFSQLTNLRCLWIESNYLYHFPRVLLQMPGLQSLQMGDNRLRTLPNSLSRMRGLRGLWLYGNRFEEFPKPLLRMTQLHILDLDRNKLAEFPDLSHLQRLKLFSYDHNPVEAPPKVADTVFVVGEGAQEFMEAREERLHRLREQEAEEQEENESEVLQANMKNDEVLDDGEGSYSAMECSADET